A single region of the Methanobrevibacter wolinii SH genome encodes:
- a CDS encoding EamA family transporter, whose protein sequence is MAVKVRDYIFLQASLFVYAICALCEKFTSKLPVMSTKFILGYIFVVALLGVYAILWQQILKRIDLNIAFSNKAVTVIWGFVLGCLVLGETISLKMVVGAILVITGIILLMVNDK, encoded by the coding sequence ATGGCAGTTAAAGTTAGAGATTATATATTTTTACAAGCTTCTTTATTTGTTTATGCAATATGTGCTTTATGTGAAAAATTCACATCAAAGCTACCAGTAATGTCTACTAAATTTATTTTAGGATATATTTTTGTTGTAGCATTACTTGGAGTTTATGCAATCTTATGGCAACAAATATTAAAACGTATTGATCTTAATATTGCATTTTCAAATAAGGCAGTTACTGTTATTTGGGGATTTGTTTTAGGCTGTTTAGTTTTAGGTGAAACAATCAGTTTAAAAATGGTTGTAGGTGCTATATTAGTTATTACTGGAATAATTTTATTGATGGTGAATGACAAATGA
- a CDS encoding EamA family transporter yields MNPFVFLFLFSVFIASCSQILLKKSAMQEHESFIREYLNSYVIIAYLMFFAGTLITIISYKTIPLSFGLILESAGYIFVAILSYVFLKEMLNKKQILGLVLILIGIVICNI; encoded by the coding sequence ATGAATCCTTTTGTATTTTTATTTTTATTTTCAGTATTTATTGCATCTTGCTCTCAGATTCTTCTTAAAAAAAGTGCAATGCAAGAACATGAATCATTTATTCGTGAATATTTAAATTCATATGTAATTATTGCATATTTAATGTTTTTTGCTGGAACATTAATTACGATTATTTCATATAAAACAATTCCATTATCTTTTGGATTAATCTTAGAATCTGCAGGATATATTTTTGTAGCAATACTAAGTTATGTTTTTCTTAAAGAAATGCTTAATAAAAAACAAATTTTAGGATTAGTTTTAATTTTAATTGGT